A region of Sparus aurata chromosome 8, fSpaAur1.1, whole genome shotgun sequence DNA encodes the following proteins:
- the commd4 gene encoding COMM domain-containing protein 4, giving the protein MRFRFCGDLDCPDWVLAEISTLAKISSVKMKLLCAQVLKDLLGEGIDYDKVSKLTADAKFETGDIKASVAVLSFIFSSAAKHDVDSESLSSELQQLGLPKEHTTGLCKSYEDKHSALQDRLRETSLRLGRLDAVSWRVDYTLSSSELREVNEPMIQLKLQAQGALPGSTETTVVSVSADKFRVLLAELKQAQTMMNALQ; this is encoded by the exons ATG CGGTTCCGTTTCTGTGGAGATTTGGACTGCCCGGACTGGGTACTTGCCGAAATTAGCACGTTAGCGAAGATT TCGAGTGTCAAAATGAAGCTCCTCTGTGCTCAAGTGCTTAAGGACCTGCTTGGAGAAGGTATCGAT tATGACAAGGTTTCAAAGCTCACTGCTGATGCAAAGTTTG AGACTGGAGACATCAAAGCTAGCGTGGCGGTGCTCAGCTTCATTTTCTCCAGTGCAGCAAAACATGATGTTGACAGTGAGTCTCTGTccagtgagctgcagcagctcggtCTGCCCAAAG AACACACAACGGGGCTCTGCAAATCATATGAAGACAAGCACTCCGCGCTGcaggacagactgagagagacgAGCCTGAGAC TTGGGCGACTGGACGCTGTGTCCTGGCGGGTCGACTACACTCTGAGCTCCAGTGAACTGAGGGAGGTGAATGAACCTATGATTCAGCTGAAACTGCAGGCGCAAGGAGCATTGCCAGGCTCCACAGAGACGACTGTTGTCTCGGTTTCTGCTGACAAGTTTAGAGTCTTGCTTGCAG agCTCAAACAGGCCCAGACTATGATGAATGCACTGCAGTGA
- the sema7a gene encoding semaphorin-7A isoform X1 has product MRNMTRFVFIHIWLVGDFLLVLSAGLKDTPTLGSKEDPRVLSKDIINGGFEYQVRQNHSVFLYHEDSEEMYVGGTGFVLKLDVDDFHIIEKFPLNATGYQQCEKGPCENVITVIEKFQDSLFVCGTNGHKPQCWKLFSSVNNQSHEIMKSYEGTGISPFVYTQNSISLTVEGDLYSAAPLDSDGSSLQFRRKAGSRTHVWMYDNWVSEPTFISASWVERKEDPDNEKIYIFFREKNLDQNPEADPWISRVARVCKVDEGGSKRFFQNMWTSFLKARLVCGFPDESLYFNRLQDVYVVHDDDWHETKIYALFTSSWNSTAVCVYSVGVMEEIFENSTFKGYNDKIPTPRPGACVKNSRHLPLATVNMVKDHPEMTDWVHSTHYKAPFYISSNNYTKIAVDRVQAADQHMYNILLLSTDSGKIHKVLEAGSKPFIISETQLSSQSNIQSMKLDSKKKKLVVGFSEKISTVDLRRCQDYNVSCEDCVLARDPYCAWTKSGCTPTVPKGIQDVMNGDIRVCGSSVNENNQTRRTKRETVSPSPVELTVHSVPLGVPFYLSCPIDSYHATYIWEHGDEQRPCLQMQSNCLHLIPTMAQENYGSYKCVSKEKDYTKTVKNYQLQEQRIQITDGRSNTPDRINDASAVVPQIWLIVGLAVALMGILR; this is encoded by the exons ATGCGCAACATGACGCGGTTTGTGTTCATTCATATTTGGCTCGTTGGGGATTTTCTACTAGTTCTCAGCGCTGGACTGAAGGACACGCCGACCCTTGGATCCAAAGAAGACCCCAGAGTTCTCAGCAAAG ATATCATCAATGGTGGCTTTGAATACCAAGTCCGTCAGAACCACAGCGTGTTCTTGTATCATGAAGACTCTGAGGAGATGTATGTTGGAGGGACTGGCTTTGTGTTAAAACTTGATGTGGATGACTTTCATATAATAGAG AAATTCCCCCTGAATGCAACAGGCTACCAACAGTGTGAAAAG GGTCCCTGTGAAAATGTCATCACTGTCATTGAGAAGTTTCAGGACAGCCTGTTTGTCTGCGGCACAAACGGACACAAACCACAGTGTTGGAAGCTT TTTTCCTCGGTGAACAATCAGTCGCATGAAATAATGAAGAGCTACGAAGGAACAGGCATCTCTCCGTTCGTGTACACACAGAACTCCATATCTCTCACAGTAG AGGGGGATCTATATTCTGCGGCACCTTTAGATTCTGACGGAAGCTCATTGCAGTTCAGAAGGAAAGCTGGCAGCAGAACTCATGTCTGGATGTATGACAACTGGGTCTCAG AGCCCACGTTCATATCTGCCTCCTGGGTGGAGCGAAAGGAGGACCCTGACAACGAGAAAATCTACATCTTCTTCCGAGAGAAGAACTTGGATCAAAACCCGGAGGCTGACCCCTGGATATCGAGGGTTGCCAGAGTCTGTAAG GTGGATGAAGGCGGATCAAAAAGGTTCTTCCAGAACATGTGGACATCTTTCCTCAAGGCCCGGCTCGTCTGCGGGTTTCCAGACGAGTCACTCTATTTCAACCGTCTCCAAGACGTCTATGTGGTGCACGACGATGACTGGCACGAAACAAAAATCTACGCACTTTTCACAAGCAGCTG GAACTCAACAGCAGTCTGTGTCTACTCGGTGGGGGTGATGGAAGAAATATTTGAGAACTCAACCTTCAAGGGCTACAACGATAAAATCCCCACTCCGAGGCCGGGAGCG tgtgtgaaaAACAGCAGACACCTGCCTCTGGCCACTGTCAATATGGTGAAGGATCACCCAGAAATGACTGACTGGGTTCACTCCACGCATTATAAAGCTCCGTTTTACATCAGCAGCAACAACTACACCAAAATAGCTGTGGATCGTGTCCAGGCAGCCGACCAGCACATGTATAACATCCTGCTTTTGTCCACTG ATTCCGGGAAAATCCATAAAGTGTTAGAGGCTGGGTCCAAACCTTTCATCATCTCTGAGACACAGCTCTCCAGCCAGTCAAACATACAATCAATGAAACTTGACTCCAAAAAG AAAAAGTTAGTGGTGGGTTTCTCAGAGAAAATTTCTACCGTCGACCTGCGGAGGTGTCAGGATTACAACGTCTCATGTGAAGATTGTGTTCTGGCCCGGGACCCGTACTGCGCCTGGACGAAATCCGGATGCACCCCGACCGTCCC TAAAGGTATTCAAGATGTCATGAATGGGGATATACGTGTGTGCGGGTCATCAGTTAATG aaaataatcaaacacGGCGAACCAAACGGGAGACCGTTTCACCATCACCAGTAGAACTGACAGTTCACTCAGTCCCCCTGGGTGTCCCTTTCTACCTGTCCTGTCCTATAGACTCTTACCACGCTACCTACATTTGGGAACATGGAGACGAGCAGAGACCTTGTCTGCAAATGCAGTCTAACTGCCTTCACCTCATCCCCACCATGGCTCAAGAGAACTATGGCAGCTACAAGTGTGTTTCCAAAGAGAAAGACTACACCAAAACGGTGAAGAATTATCAGCTTCAAGAGCAAAGGATCCAAATTACGGATGGCAGAAGCAATACCCCTGACAGAATAAATGATGCATCAGCTGTTGTGCCGCAGATATGGCTGATTGTCGGACTGGCTGTAGCACTGATGGGGATTCTCAGATAG
- the sema7a gene encoding semaphorin-7A isoform X2, which translates to MSDKKFPLNATGYQQCEKGPCENVITVIEKFQDSLFVCGTNGHKPQCWKLFSSVNNQSHEIMKSYEGTGISPFVYTQNSISLTVEGDLYSAAPLDSDGSSLQFRRKAGSRTHVWMYDNWVSEPTFISASWVERKEDPDNEKIYIFFREKNLDQNPEADPWISRVARVCKVDEGGSKRFFQNMWTSFLKARLVCGFPDESLYFNRLQDVYVVHDDDWHETKIYALFTSSWNSTAVCVYSVGVMEEIFENSTFKGYNDKIPTPRPGACVKNSRHLPLATVNMVKDHPEMTDWVHSTHYKAPFYISSNNYTKIAVDRVQAADQHMYNILLLSTDSGKIHKVLEAGSKPFIISETQLSSQSNIQSMKLDSKKKKLVVGFSEKISTVDLRRCQDYNVSCEDCVLARDPYCAWTKSGCTPTVPKGIQDVMNGDIRVCGSSVNENNQTRRTKRETVSPSPVELTVHSVPLGVPFYLSCPIDSYHATYIWEHGDEQRPCLQMQSNCLHLIPTMAQENYGSYKCVSKEKDYTKTVKNYQLQEQRIQITDGRSNTPDRINDASAVVPQIWLIVGLAVALMGILR; encoded by the exons ATGAGTGATAAG AAATTCCCCCTGAATGCAACAGGCTACCAACAGTGTGAAAAG GGTCCCTGTGAAAATGTCATCACTGTCATTGAGAAGTTTCAGGACAGCCTGTTTGTCTGCGGCACAAACGGACACAAACCACAGTGTTGGAAGCTT TTTTCCTCGGTGAACAATCAGTCGCATGAAATAATGAAGAGCTACGAAGGAACAGGCATCTCTCCGTTCGTGTACACACAGAACTCCATATCTCTCACAGTAG AGGGGGATCTATATTCTGCGGCACCTTTAGATTCTGACGGAAGCTCATTGCAGTTCAGAAGGAAAGCTGGCAGCAGAACTCATGTCTGGATGTATGACAACTGGGTCTCAG AGCCCACGTTCATATCTGCCTCCTGGGTGGAGCGAAAGGAGGACCCTGACAACGAGAAAATCTACATCTTCTTCCGAGAGAAGAACTTGGATCAAAACCCGGAGGCTGACCCCTGGATATCGAGGGTTGCCAGAGTCTGTAAG GTGGATGAAGGCGGATCAAAAAGGTTCTTCCAGAACATGTGGACATCTTTCCTCAAGGCCCGGCTCGTCTGCGGGTTTCCAGACGAGTCACTCTATTTCAACCGTCTCCAAGACGTCTATGTGGTGCACGACGATGACTGGCACGAAACAAAAATCTACGCACTTTTCACAAGCAGCTG GAACTCAACAGCAGTCTGTGTCTACTCGGTGGGGGTGATGGAAGAAATATTTGAGAACTCAACCTTCAAGGGCTACAACGATAAAATCCCCACTCCGAGGCCGGGAGCG tgtgtgaaaAACAGCAGACACCTGCCTCTGGCCACTGTCAATATGGTGAAGGATCACCCAGAAATGACTGACTGGGTTCACTCCACGCATTATAAAGCTCCGTTTTACATCAGCAGCAACAACTACACCAAAATAGCTGTGGATCGTGTCCAGGCAGCCGACCAGCACATGTATAACATCCTGCTTTTGTCCACTG ATTCCGGGAAAATCCATAAAGTGTTAGAGGCTGGGTCCAAACCTTTCATCATCTCTGAGACACAGCTCTCCAGCCAGTCAAACATACAATCAATGAAACTTGACTCCAAAAAG AAAAAGTTAGTGGTGGGTTTCTCAGAGAAAATTTCTACCGTCGACCTGCGGAGGTGTCAGGATTACAACGTCTCATGTGAAGATTGTGTTCTGGCCCGGGACCCGTACTGCGCCTGGACGAAATCCGGATGCACCCCGACCGTCCC TAAAGGTATTCAAGATGTCATGAATGGGGATATACGTGTGTGCGGGTCATCAGTTAATG aaaataatcaaacacGGCGAACCAAACGGGAGACCGTTTCACCATCACCAGTAGAACTGACAGTTCACTCAGTCCCCCTGGGTGTCCCTTTCTACCTGTCCTGTCCTATAGACTCTTACCACGCTACCTACATTTGGGAACATGGAGACGAGCAGAGACCTTGTCTGCAAATGCAGTCTAACTGCCTTCACCTCATCCCCACCATGGCTCAAGAGAACTATGGCAGCTACAAGTGTGTTTCCAAAGAGAAAGACTACACCAAAACGGTGAAGAATTATCAGCTTCAAGAGCAAAGGATCCAAATTACGGATGGCAGAAGCAATACCCCTGACAGAATAAATGATGCATCAGCTGTTGTGCCGCAGATATGGCTGATTGTCGGACTGGCTGTAGCACTGATGGGGATTCTCAGATAG
- the islr2 gene encoding immunoglobulin superfamily containing leucine-rich repeat protein 2: MARRLLQLVALWTTLIGIAQCCPELCSCQDKFAHQFADCAYKDLLSVPVGLPSNVTTVSLSANKIKLLKSKSFVGITQVTSLWLAHNEIVTIETDTLAPLIQLRNLDISHNKIVNFPWVDLHNLTALQLLKMNNNEMINLPKDAFSTLKDLRSLRINNNKFTTIVQGTFSALSSLSHLQIFNNPFTCSCSLEWLRDWIAITKISVPEPNLILCEAPEHLKGTLVTNVPKLECSAPTVKITYEPNIENTELFEGLMVILNCVTTGSPKPQVSWEVIAGNQNYLFPLPSDGEMNDLPINDKTTNNRFLIFRNGSLIIPQMSKKEDGNYSCSAVNDLGKVESGVKVVMAATQKHTSDSKSDSTVDKIRPSIKKPAEPDNSKNNVINWTKDGKTTKSNHEEGTDKSVGSGVVDGPKGGAKDPSFASKCGVRDSSEYISNHAFNLSLDDLKQYTFDFGVIALEVSETEAKVQLNPLQLPSSKSNLHLSHAENQETVNKEPLGLFQSSSSKTTLDMLYLCVNTGNGHSMVQWSNIEEGVNAYRFHDLQPGTNYTLCLTYGGQDCQVQVVFTTRKKIPSLLIIVVVSIFLLGLATVPLLGATCCHLLYKYQGKTYKLIMRAQNPDQMEKQMAEEFDRRASFVESEKTFNPSELGEGEGEPEGEEGDDGEGEAEGSVVTESIPGSSSKTNPEEFEVGSEYSDRLPLGAEAVNISEEINGNYKQPSR, translated from the coding sequence ATGGCGAGGCGCCTCCTGCAGCTCGTGGCCTTGTGGACTACTCTGATTGGCATTGCTCAGTGCTGTCCGGAGCTCTGCAGCTGCCAGGATAAATTTGCCCACCAGTTTGCTGACTGTGCTTACAAAGACCTGCTGTCGGTACCTGTGGGTCTCCCTTCCAACGTGACCACCGTGAGCCTTTCCGCCAACAAGATCAAGTTGCTGAAAAGTAAAAGCTTCGTCGGCATCACGCAGGTCACCTCTCTCTGGCTGGCCCACAATGAGATTGTTACCATAGAGACGGACACCTTGGCCCCCCTGATCCAGCTCCGTAACCTGGACATCAGCCACAACAAAATAGTGAACTTTCCGTGGGTGGACCTTCACAACCTCACGGCGCTGCAGCTTCTGAAAATGAACAACAACGAGATGATCAACCTTCCAAAGGATGCCTTCTCCACCCTCAAAGACCTGAGGTCGCTGcgcatcaacaacaacaagttcACCACCATCGTGCAGGGGACCTTCAGcgctctctcctccctgtcacACCTTCAGATTTTCAACAACCCCTTCACCTGCTCCTGCAGCCTCGAGTGGCTCAGGGACTGGATCGCGATTACTAAGATTTCCGTCCCCGAGCCCAATTTGATTCTGTGCGAGGCCCCTGAACACCTGAAGGGGACACTGGTTACAAACGTTCCCAAACTGGAGTGTAGTGCCCCGACTGTCAAAATAACATACGAGCCCAACATTGAGAACACAGAGCTCTTCGAAGGGCTCATGGTTATCTTAAATTGTGTGACGACTGGGAGCCCCAAACCGCAGGTCAGCTGGGAGGTGATCGCAGGAAATCAAAACTATCTCTTCCCCTTGCCCTCTGATGGAGAGATGAATGACTTGCCAATTAATGATAAAACAACCAACAATCGATTCCTCATCTTTAGAAACGGCTCTCTCATCATCCCCCAGATGAGTAAAAAGGAAGATGGAAACTATAGCTGCTCTGCGGTGAATGATCTAGGTAAAGTGGAGAGTGGTGTTAAAGTGGTTATGGCAGCCACCCAAAAACATACCAGCGACTCAAAGTCCGACTCTACTGTGGACAAGATCCGTCCATCTATTAAAAAGCCTGCAGAGCCCGACAACTCCAAGAACAATGTGATCAACTGGACTAAGGATGGTAAAACCACAAAGAGCAATCATGAAGAGGGGACGGACAAAAGCGTCGGCTCCGGCGTGGTTGATGGCCCCAAAGGGGGTGCAAAAGACCCCAGCTTTGCCAGCAAGTGTGGTGTGAGAGACAGCAGTGAATACATCTCCAATCACGCCTTCAACCTGAGCTTGGATGACCTGAAGCAGTACACTTTTGATTTTGGTGTCATTGCTTTGGAGGTGTCAGAGACGGAGGCCAAAGTGCAGCTTAATCCGCTGCAGCTTCCCAGCAGCAAGTCAAACCTTCATCTCAGTCATGCCGAAAACCAGGAAACTGTGAATAAAGAGCCTTTGGGTCTGTTCCAGTCCTCATCCAGTAAAACCACCTTAGACATGCTCTACCTCTGCGTGAATACAGGTAACGGACACTCTATGGTTCAGTGGTCCAACATTGAGGAGGGGGTTAATGCCTACCGCTTCCATGATTTACAGCCCGGCACCAACTACACACTTTGTCTCACCTATGGGGGGCAGGACTGCCAAGTGCAAGTAGTCTTCACAACTAGGAAGAAGATCCCCTCCCTGCTGATCATCGTGGTTGTCAGCATTTTCCTTCTGGGTCTGGCCACCGTGCCTCTACTGGGGGCCACCTGCTGCCATTTGTTGTACAAGTACCAAGGGAAGACCTACAAGCTGATCATGAGAGCTCAGAATCCGGATCAGATGGAGAAGCAAATGGCCGAAGAGTTTGATCGCAGGGCGTCTTTCGTGGAGTCCGAGAAAACCTTCAACCCCAGCGAGCTGGGCGAGGGGGAGGGGGAGCCCGAGGGCGAGGAGGGAGACGATGGAGAGGGGGAGGCCGAGGGGAGCGTGGTGACGGAGTCCATCCCCGGGTCGTCGTCCAAAACCAACCCGGAGGAGTTCGAGGTGGGCTCGGAGTACAGTGACAGGTTACCGCTGGGAGCGGAGGCGGTCAACATCTCGGAGGAGATCAACGGCAACTACAAGCAGCCGAGCCGCTGA